The genomic segment CATGGCATCCCGGCCATCACCTCGGTGCTGTTCCGGTCTGCGACGGCGCTGGCCGCCTTCGGCGCGGTCTCCTTCGCACTCGCCCTGCCCATGAGGGTTCCGCGCGCGCTGCGGCCCAATATCGCCGTGCTCGCCCTGGCGAGCGGCTGCCTGTCGGCCGGCTATCTGTCCGCCGTCCAGTTCATTCCGGTGGGGCTCGCGGCGATCGTCTTCTTCACCTTTCCCGTCATCATCCTGCTCGTGGCGCCGCTCATGGAGGGCCACCGTGTCGGGATCGCGCGCATCGCGGTCAGCCTTCTCGCCTTTTCCGGCCTCGCGCTCGCCATCGGCCCGTCCTTCGGCGATCTCGACTGGCGCGGCATCGCGCTGGCCATGCTGGCGAGCCTCGCGGCGGTGGCGCAGTCCTTCTCCGGCCGCTCGCTGGCCCGCACCATCCCCGAGACCGTCTTCGCCTTCTGGGTGCACATGCTGGTGGCGCCGGTCATGCTCGCCGCCGCGCTCTGGCTGAATGGCGGCACCTTCGGGCTTGCCGGCTCGGGCCCCGCCCCCTCCGCCGGCCATCTGGCCCTTCTCGTGGTCGGCGTGGCCTATGTCTGCGCCTATTTCAGCCTCATGCGCTCGCTTCGCCATGCGCAGGCCTCCTCCGTCGCGCCCTTTTTCAACCTGGAGCCTGTTGTCTCCACGCTCGCGGCTGCCGTAATTCTTGGCGAAGCCCTGACCGCGAACCA from the Kaustia mangrovi genome contains:
- a CDS encoding DMT family transporter, which translates into the protein MDERFGRGVVFALLAAVFFGVNTPFARMAFEHGIPAITSVLFRSATALAAFGAVSFALALPMRVPRALRPNIAVLALASGCLSAGYLSAVQFIPVGLAAIVFFTFPVIILLVAPLMEGHRVGIARIAVSLLAFSGLALAIGPSFGDLDWRGIALAMLASLAAVAQSFSGRSLARTIPETVFAFWVHMLVAPVMLAAALWLNGGTFGLAGSGPAPSAGHLALLVVGVAYVCAYFSLMRSLRHAQASSVAPFFNLEPVVSTLAAAVILGEALTANQYVGGGLVIAAIVIAGRIRQPGKARIAARSTCTEVDS